The genome window taaagcgTTTTGCAGTTTAATAATGGAACCCATGAGGACATTGGATTCTTCTAATGCCGCCTTCATTTGGTGGGATGTGACTggatgtatttaaaaaaaatgtttgccGCAGAGCATGATTCAGTCCCTGGTTTGCTATGCATGAATGAGcttttaaaaatcataaaatctaaatcacggtgaaaaaaaaaaattttaaaaaaaaaaaatctaaatgcaAGATTGGCATATACTTTTTTTAACTAGAAGAGTGTGAAGATTTTGCCAACTAATAATGTCTTTTCTAGTGACTGCTTTATTGAAATTAAATGTGGTCCGTAGAAGTAGAATGTCAAATTTTGACATatgcataaaatttattatcttCTTAAGAGTTAAGAAAGTTTGAGTATTTCTACTTCTGGAACAGATAAATCATCCCCACTCAATTAACAATATTGCCGACAAGGTACTACTTTACTTTTTAACTCtagtaattaaaataaaattattgaatcaACACTTGGAAACATTATCAATTCGAcgaaattttctttaatttaaattaattgtcatttattttttaaaccgaaaatttatttcccatttatatatgaaaatctATAAAACATACCATCATAGAAACTTCTGATTATGATATTCGTAagtacaaaattacaaattttctaTCCCACATTTTGAGTTATATTTTATACTCCATCTATCacaatttgttatatatttattttactttttttataaaataaaaaactttaaaataggaaaaaaaaatcaaacgtATGAcataatataattgataaaacataaagtaaaatacaaaaaataggataaataatttttattcaatcatttggAGTAGCAAGTTGCTTTTGTTGctactaatttttgttaaatttaaattttctaacaataccttttttaattaaaaaattcaagttaAACCTATGATGTATACAAATATATCCtgtaaaatatcatttataCTATTAACCAACCATCACTTACATTGAAAGAGcgagagagataaaaaaaaaaaggtgtgaaaatgaaagaaagagtaTTTCAAGTAGATGCAAGGCTAGATCTGACCAGGTGACTGAGCAGCAATCCAAAGCAAATAGTGTATAGATTATAGAGAGTAGAGAGGCACCCACGGAACAGGAGCATAGCAGCAATGAGTAAAAGACAGAAGATGAGAGACTTTGTTGGTACACTTTTTAGTGAACTGTTGCGTGGGATTTGCACAAACGGACGAGAAAAAAAGTACGTGGCGCATGGGCCTAGCACAATCTACAAAGGACACCCTTTCCCTCTCTCATCAGCATATTCCTTCGAATGTGCCCTTCCACCCCCATCTAAAGTACTACTACTAATTATTAACCacgacaatttttttaattttttaatttttatattgtttttttaatatccaCAACTGGAAATTATACTGTGTTACATGTTCATCTTCtcttgttttggttttgggtcCATTACATTATTCTCTTTGAGCATATtctcattggttttttttttttcttcttcctcttccaagTAATGCCATATtatttgttagagatatatatttctttattatttggcTAATCAAAATGCTATAACATTTGAACTACACTAACCCATTTCTGATTCTGATTTGGTTGACACGATTAATATAGTAAATGGGGTATACAATGAAcgagatgatgatggtgatgttATTGAGGGACTAGGATTCGTACTGGTATGTATGTAGACTATAGTAGGAgtatatacaaatacaatgaACAATATGACTGGATTGATGGTGATGTGAAATTGAGTAAGTGTACGTGTTTAAACAGCAATGGAGGCAATATTATGGTGAGGAAGCACCGGAACATTGCCTTTGCCAACAGGGACTGAGTAGCTTAGTTGGAGCTTGAGGTGCAAATAACACGCTCGTCTAAAGAGATTGGGTGCAAACTAATAGTTCCATtcatcacacaaaaaaaaaaaaaaaaaaaaaacaaaaacaaaaacatgggGCGTGCTCCCAATAAGACAATAGTTGTTTTGTAAttctcaaatcaaattttaatcattgttaaaaaattgattcaccTTATTGATTTAGCCAATCTAATCcctaatttttatgtgtttaaaactttaaatatgtGTATATTTAGTGGAGCTCAACAGTAAGCTATGTATAATGTCACCAAACTTTAATTCTCACGCTATCCAATTGATGATTTTCTCTTGTTATCTAATATATCAGTTCAAAGTTTTTTTAATgccataaaaaaatatcaatgtTTTTAATTTGCTTACTTGCAAGTTGATCCGGCTCAAGCCTCCAATTTCATTCCATTGGCTTGTTACCAATTCAAATCAACGCATCAATTGAGCTTAACGTTTAATTGACGAAACTTGGATTCCATCAATAATGAAGCCTCCCTTAATTGTTATTTATGACTTCTTATATTATCCACAATTCCACATTTTATGACTCACATGCTTTAAATTGATCTCAATATATATAGGTCTCTAATTTTAACGGTATAAATTGGTCATTGAGTATCCAATTCTCCCTAAAAGAGTACTTCGATTCAAATTTCTCCTCTATTttctcacaacatttttttccccaattttaaTGATGTGGTAGGTTATAagtgatgaaaaataaaagtggtaTCCATAGtaagtttatttgaaaatgATTATCCACTCTTGTCATATTAACAAATTGtgagaaaattataaaacttgtTGTGTGTATACCCATCTAATGCACATATAAATTACCTATAGGATAGTGCTTGTATCAAAGTTGATTATAAAGAGTACTTTGCTTACCGAATAAAGTCAATTATGAAACACATGATTCTTTTCGTtatgtaaatataaataatgaaatCTAGCTAAGGATTATATTGCCCTCCACCAGCCATGGAAGCTTGATTCCTTAATATTCAATTGAATGCAAGtctacactacaaaaaacgcagctatagaccACACAAGGGCTATTGTCACGCAGTAAAAGCTGCGTTTGTAAACATGGCTATAGAAAATGCGGCGATAGCCTACAGTTGCATTTTTAGGGTTTATAGCTGCATTTTTGAAACGTGGCTAAAGCCCGCGTTTTTTATAATGCTAgtcctttttcaaaaaaaaaaaaaatatatatatatatatatatagtgaaatCTAGCTATTATAACAAGTAATcggcatttttgtaatttttgacttttttattttaattattaactattaagCCTTTAACAAGGCACCACCATGTTTGTAATTCTTTGTTTTTACTTTATACTTGTACTATAGCCATATAAAgaacatattttattaaacaaatatataagtTAAATAGATATTTTACTAATATCAccaaaattgaataataaaattattttaaatcatGCAACATCTAGTTTTTTTATTGGGATACTGATGAAGTGTAGATTCGTTAGTCGTTGTGTGTGCGTCCAGATGGAGCTGTTCTTTTGTTTATGTCACCCTGAAAATGGTAAGGTAACTCTCTTAAGGTGGTCactggtgtggtgcctgccacaatgTCTCCGATGCCAAAATCAGTATAAAAGAGTTTTTAAGAAATAACAGAGTATTAGAATAACTAGCAGTGTTCTTAGGtgtgtttatgtaccttgtgcTGGTGCTTGTGAGGGCCTTATATATGTTTCTACAACCCCTAGCCGTTGTGGCAGTTATTGTGGCTTTAATGCCTTTCTTGGTAACGCCTTGTGCTCAATAATGTGGACTTCAATGGGCTTCCAACGATCCATACAACTGTCTTTGTAACCGCCCGAGGTATTATTGCCCGTATTGAATGGCTTTGCTACCTTCGTCAATGATGTGGACATTTGATCAGCTCGTCTTAGGGGATGACCTCATTGGTAACGATGATACTGTCCATGGAAGTTGAGTTCGTCAGTCCCATCAGGATACTATTCTAAAATTCTTgaagttttggtaaaatattttcaattacaTTAAATTagattaataatataatttaaatatactTATAGTGACATACATGGTGTGTGAGAGGATCTATAGTTGACCTTCTAATTttgagattaatttttttttcttttttgttattattataatgaaataaagaaaacatatCATAGGACATGTAAGACTAAGGTTGAGCTACATGGTACAAGTAGAACATGTATATTTACAAATTGGTTTAATTTTAATCCTTGGTTTGATTGCCCACGTTCTTTCACATTATGCGTAAAATGTGGATATTTTTATGTGAAGCCATGAAGATCATTTGAAATATTTCACATTTGGGGAGTGTAAAACAATTACTACCATTTGTAACAAAATATCTAATTTAGTAAGATTCAGTTTTGTGACACTTCTAACTCTCCTTATAAGGAAAAACTATTGGTCCTTACAACTTGAtctaggaaaaatatttccccCATGAGGGAGaactttaaataaaagaaaaaaacaagagagagagaacttatGTTTGAAGGTAGGATTTACGTACTTGCTGAAGTGGTGGATAacttttttaacaatatttttcacacatgtTGAACCAAAGTTATCAAAATCAGAATGCTACATAGTATCATGGGAGACAAATTGGATTGTGGATTGTAAGATctacattatttgagaaaaaaacaaaaaatacacactcatatgttaaataatcacataaattatacattcattcataaaaaactaaaaatttgcatccatttGATGTAATTGCTATACATCACTATATCCATTTGTAAGCATCATTTAAGACGCCAAAACCTCAAAACATGACATTCTATTgggatgttattttttatttgggtctaATTGACACTCTATCTCTCTACATTAGAATAGCAAAACTTGGTCTATTgggatgttatttttcattttggtccaacTAAACCTTTTGTTAAGTTAAATAAGATTATAAGAAATTAGAATCGTTTGAAATTGTTAGAATCGTATGATCCTACCAATCCTGAACAATtacaaaaattcttaaaaaaattgaatcctTTTGGGTAGGTAGAATCGTAAAATCGTTGGATTATAGAATCCATATCGGAATTTTGACAATTATGTGTTGGACTAATGAATAAAACATAACATAATATTTTCTGATTACCTTTAGGTTTACGTCATGCAAGGGCGGCATTAGCTTTGGTttaggggttcaaatgaaccccttgagcaagaaaaaaaaaattatttattgtttttggcccttaaaatagaaaattgaacACCTTGGCCTTAAATCTTTTTTAAGCTCAACTAAAACAAGCTCGAATATGATTCTCTTAAAAATCTATTCTTGCAAATAAAGTTACAAGTAATTTATACATTTGACCGAATCTGTGAGAATAGTGACTGAATTTGAATGcgtctttattttgttatttgttaagtGGGAACTAGGGGCATGGGTAAGTCAATAGTTAGCAAATGTTAatactaaaagacaattaaacaattaaaaaatgggtgattcttaaattaaaaaaagaaaaagaaaaaaagacaaggAACATGGAATAGGGGAGTGATTGAGTgaagataaaaacaaatgttaaaacaacaaaaaatttcttaatataattataaagaCCAATAgttctcaaaattgagttgaattgttaaataaaaaaattgtacagaGTAAAGACATGAactaattgataaaaaatattctaagaaataataattaaagttcattaaacatcaataatttatatctttatcatatttatatatatttttatttaagatagAAATCTTActttaacttaatctaagtgtatgtgtatgaaactcTCCCTCCTAAATACTTGAACCCTAATCTTTGCTTCTACATTCCACAAGAACTTATACTTATAAAGTAATAATCACACCAAAGGTACATGATGGTATTATATTTAGAAACAGTagattatttctaaaatttaatctTAGCAATCATAATTagtatattcattatattaagaaacaatatatCCAATGAGTttatagattattttttattttcttcctagtactatgaaaatttataataaaaaaatcatataaactATAAGATTCATTTACTACTCAagatttatctttttattaacccttaaaaaaaaaaaaaaaaaaattcttgaggCCGCCATTCACATCATGTacttcaaattcattttttcataCATGCTTCTTTCTCGGAATGACTTATGTTTTtgtaaagcaaaaaaaaaaaaaagttatgaaatatacttttttatttttttaatcttttatctCCTTTAGGAAATGTATATTGTAATTTACTTTGCACGCGCTACCTTACTCGTGATATTCCGTGATCGAGTCATTTTCGTTCCCCCAATTTTTTAAATCCACGCTCGTTTCTTTCCTCGCCGTTTTCGTTTTCTCTTTCATAACacgcctttttttttaatgaaaaccaTTTACTTTGGGTAAAAATCGTTTTcgtccaaagtccaaacccagttctcttctctctccctcccaaCCTTTTCCACTTtaacactctctctctttctctctatatatatctTTCTCTCTATTAGCAAAAGTTTCTAACAGCCACTTTCTCTCTTTTGAACCTTTTCATTCAAACAAATTCAACTgtcaaataaaaaccaatagagcaaaccaaaagaaaaaaagaaaaaagaaaaagaaaagaaaaaaaagaaaagtagcaGCACTACACAGCAAAAGCCAAAACCAAAGCCAAAGCAGCCTTTGGTACCTGGAATATCCTCATTGATCCCCTCCCAAGTCTCAATCCCCTTTTTCCACCAATCTCTATTTATACATACAATAAGTCTATACTCACTCTGTCTCTCCATCATAATATATTACTTCAATGAAACTAGACCACAACAAttacgacgacgacgacgacgacgacgacgacgagaTGTGCCGCGCCATCATCGACCGTGACGTCGGCGACGGCGATGACTGCAACGGCGAGGACCTCTTCAGTCCGCCTCTCAACTTCGCCATGGTCGATAACGGCATTTTCCGCTCCGGCTTCCCAGACTCCGCCAACTTCTCTTTCCTCCAAACTTTAGGCCTCCGCTCTATCATGTAATCATTACTCCTCTCctcattttttgatttttagcgCGCGATGaggcttgtttttttttttttttctatcgtTTATAATTTTACCGCGTGCTGTAAGGCTAGTTTTTATTGTTTACACTTTAGcggataaaataataaaagttgtacATAGAAGCTTTAATAGAGAAATGAAGTGGTGAAtttaattagggtttttgtgttgtgttgtgttatGGATTTGTAGATGTCTGTGTCCGGAGCCGTATCCAGAGGCGAACATGGAGTTTCTCAAGTCAAATGGGATCAAGCTTTTTCAATTCGGGATTGAAGGATATAAGGTACTGCtgattcttctttctttaaaGCTTAATTGCTactgttttttttattttttattttttttaaattataatgtttAGTTGCAGTTGTCATTAATGGTGGTTGTTACTTGTTAGATTAATTACTTTCAATAATTCTCGTTCAATCTTTCCTGAAGTTTTTGTCTGAGATAACTTTAAATTGTCACATTCTTTAAAGtagtaataaaaaagaaaaggtgagtaCTGCATTCTTTATGAGGGAAactttaattgttaaattattgtcttctttttgataatagtaatattagtgattgttattgttattattatttacatttttaacaATGATTGATGTTTAATGTGCATTTAGTAGTCTTATTTATCTCAGAATGCATCTTGAAAAAGTACAATATATTCAAAATTCGTAAATCGGGCGGGTTAGATGGAgtctataaattcaaaattcgTAAATAAGTGATTTAATTTTATGTGATCAACAATAATTGCATGCATTTGttctttcaaatatttgatAGTTGAATTAAAACCCCAAGGGATACCACAATTGGTTGGAGATCATGCCTCGTGAAGTAGAAATCACTAGTTTGGATCTCCATTCCTCATCCTTAGTTTGGGGCCTGAATTCActtatatggaaaaaaaaaaaaaatagttaaattaaCTTTAATAATTTAGTTGCCGTGTGCTGCTGTGATTACAGTGGTGGAATATTATTGTGTCCATGATCTACTTTGTGGAATAATTAGTTcccttcttaaatttttttatgtcccaagtattcttattattttgttgttccTTTAATCACtttgttccttttttctttcctatttttatttgcttctccTAATTCAATCTACACTGAACAGATCAGTGTTTTATTTCCtacttttttaaatatgttttttgattttattagttaactttaaattttctagGCTTAGATCCCTTAATCTTGGCGTTAGGTCGAATAATTGTTGACGCATAACACGTAGTGTTGTAGGAGAATAGAGTTTGCTTCACCACCTAGAATCTGCCTGGAAACCTTTGGCATCACCACCAAA of Quercus lobata isolate SW786 chromosome 8, ValleyOak3.0 Primary Assembly, whole genome shotgun sequence contains these proteins:
- the LOC115957874 gene encoding tyrosine-protein phosphatase DSP1-like isoform X2 — protein: MKLDHNNYDDDDDDDDDEMCRAIIDRDVGDGDDCNGEDLFSPPLNFAMVDNGIFRSGFPDSANFSFLQTLGLRSIICLCPEPYPEANMEFLKSNGIKLFQFGIEGYKEPFVNIPQDTIREALKVVLDVRNHPVLIHCKRGKHRTGCLVGCFRKLQRWCLTSVFDEYQRFAAAKARVTDQRFMELFDVSSLKHLPMSFSCSRR